A single Carnobacterium inhibens subsp. inhibens DSM 13024 DNA region contains:
- a CDS encoding PTS sugar transporter subunit IIC produces MTNFLNWLETKFMPPLAKLSEQKHLKAIRDGVISTLSLIIIGCFFLVIGNPPIASWAEAIAPYAAQIAIPFRITTGLMSLYAAYGMGYSLSKSYKLDGVSGGVLSLATFLMLTVPVNVDASLPEGEAIGWVLPMGNLGGSGMFSAILAMVFAVEVLRLFKQKNLMLKMPEQVPESVARSFEALIPGTFVIVFVWIIRVLLGFDINQILINIFTPLNNILGNNLLGVLLPVVLITMLWAAGVHGVSVIGSIVRPMWLVMLEANGQALVSGTPGNELPYIAPEQFYQWLVWIGGSGATLSLCILLLFTKSAYLKQVGRFSIIPSIFNINEPLIFGTPIVMNPILAIPFVVAPSVTTTISYFAVKFGVINGFSVNAPWTLPAPIGAFLSAGNDWKAAALVMINMTIAALIYYPFVKVYDKKMVEEEHSEMAEKNNLQTDTVAG; encoded by the coding sequence ATGACGAATTTTCTGAATTGGCTTGAAACAAAATTCATGCCGCCTTTAGCTAAGTTATCGGAACAAAAACATTTAAAAGCCATCCGTGATGGGGTTATCTCGACATTATCTTTAATTATTATTGGGTGTTTCTTCTTAGTTATTGGAAATCCACCAATCGCGTCTTGGGCTGAAGCAATTGCACCGTATGCAGCACAAATTGCGATTCCGTTCCGTATCACAACTGGTCTAATGTCATTATATGCAGCTTATGGTATGGGGTATAGTTTATCAAAATCTTATAAGTTAGATGGAGTTTCCGGTGGGGTTCTTTCGTTAGCAACCTTTTTAATGTTAACGGTTCCAGTGAACGTTGATGCCTCCCTTCCTGAAGGCGAAGCAATTGGTTGGGTTCTGCCAATGGGAAATCTTGGTGGATCAGGAATGTTTTCAGCTATTTTAGCCATGGTTTTTGCAGTTGAAGTGCTACGTTTATTTAAGCAAAAAAACTTAATGCTTAAAATGCCAGAACAAGTACCAGAATCAGTTGCCAGAAGTTTTGAAGCATTGATCCCAGGTACATTTGTGATTGTCTTTGTTTGGATTATCCGCGTCTTGCTTGGATTTGACATCAACCAAATTCTGATTAATATCTTTACACCATTAAACAATATTTTAGGAAATAATTTATTAGGTGTTTTGCTGCCAGTAGTCTTGATCACCATGTTATGGGCAGCTGGAGTGCACGGTGTCAGTGTTATTGGTTCAATCGTGCGTCCAATGTGGCTAGTTATGCTTGAAGCAAATGGTCAAGCGTTGGTTAGTGGAACACCTGGTAATGAATTGCCGTATATCGCACCTGAACAATTCTACCAATGGTTAGTATGGATCGGTGGATCTGGTGCAACACTATCGTTATGTATTTTATTGTTGTTTACCAAATCAGCTTATTTAAAACAAGTTGGACGTTTTTCAATTATTCCGTCTATCTTTAATATCAATGAACCATTGATTTTTGGAACACCGATCGTAATGAATCCGATCTTAGCGATTCCATTCGTAGTTGCTCCATCAGTGACAACTACGATCAGTTATTTTGCAGTGAAATTCGGGGTCATTAACGGTTTCTCAGTAAATGCTCCGTGGACTTTGCCAGCTCCAATTGGTGCATTTTTATCAGCTGGAAATGACTGGAAAGCTGCAGCTTTAGTTATGATCAATATGACGATTGCTGCTTTGATTTACTATCCATTCGTTAAAGTTTACGATAAGAAAATGGTAGAAGAAGAACATTCGGAAATGGCAGAAAAAAATAATCTGCAAACAGATACAGTAGCGGGTTAA
- a CDS encoding PTS sugar transporter subunit IIB, which yields MKVIMVCSGGMSSAIVVKAIKAEAAKQDFDLDMIAVGSGAVEDELKDGDYKLLLVAPQVKHQYATFEKYANENGVPIDKVEPMGYTPIGAPKTLELIKKYR from the coding sequence ATGAAAGTTATCATGGTTTGTTCTGGTGGAATGTCAAGTGCAATCGTGGTTAAAGCAATTAAAGCGGAAGCTGCAAAACAGGATTTTGATTTGGATATGATCGCAGTAGGGTCTGGAGCAGTGGAAGATGAATTAAAAGATGGCGACTACAAATTGTTATTGGTAGCACCTCAAGTAAAACACCAATATGCAACATTTGAAAAATACGCAAATGAAAACGGTGTCCCAATTGATAAAGTTGAACCAATGGGCTATACACCAATTGGAGCGCCAAAAACATTAGAGTTGATTAAAAAGTACCGTTAA
- a CDS encoding SGNH/GDSL hydrolase family protein, translating to MKQKKKLHQKNSTFGIVILLMAIFIIFFNITKENHTLAQKNENYKLSDTYRNESLLDRAMFVTERDDEVTIAVLGSSVTFGKGATEDQPVWGDLLEAGLNEMDGIIAKVINHGYSGYSTADLISREKIEAVIKDNPDIIIFELCLINNNRYPQNDINQTKLDIQWIMDRFSEELPDTLVILQTANPTIYNDVFLEDGKVTYDQYNNEIAEYVKAQQWPFIDTYHLMQNKMEVQNLSIEEMLDDNVHPNGVGYNLWFELLKERLNMPVKELH from the coding sequence ATGAAACAAAAAAAGAAACTACATCAAAAGAATTCAACATTTGGAATAGTGATTTTGTTAATGGCTATTTTTATTATCTTTTTTAATATTACCAAAGAAAATCATACTTTAGCTCAGAAGAATGAAAATTATAAATTATCAGATACATATCGGAATGAAAGCTTGTTAGACCGTGCGATGTTTGTGACTGAACGCGATGACGAGGTAACAATCGCTGTTCTAGGCAGCAGTGTAACGTTTGGGAAAGGTGCTACTGAAGATCAACCTGTGTGGGGTGATTTACTGGAAGCTGGTCTAAATGAGATGGATGGAATTATTGCTAAAGTAATCAATCATGGGTATAGCGGATATAGTACTGCTGATCTGATTTCAAGGGAAAAAATTGAGGCAGTTATTAAAGATAATCCGGATATCATTATTTTTGAATTGTGTTTGATCAATAATAATCGCTATCCGCAGAATGATATCAATCAAACAAAACTAGATATTCAATGGATCATGGATCGTTTCAGTGAGGAGCTGCCCGATACTTTAGTTATACTGCAAACAGCAAATCCTACTATTTACAATGATGTATTCTTGGAAGATGGTAAAGTAACTTATGATCAATACAATAATGAGATCGCTGAATACGTCAAAGCACAACAATGGCCATTTATTGATACCTATCATTTGATGCAAAATAAAATGGAAGTCCAAAATCTTTCAATTGAAGAAATGTTGGACGATAATGTCCATCCCAATGGAGTTGGCTATAACCTGTGGTTTGAATTGTTGAAAGAACGATTGAATATGCCGGTGAAGGAACTTCATTAA
- a CDS encoding tyrosine-protein phosphatase, which translates to MIDLHCHILPGIDDGAKDMEDSMDMAREAVAEGITHILASPHYKNGHWDNEKQDILSLVDEVQQELDARGIPLTIFPGQEVRINGEFFEDIEEDKLQFIDEGNQYILIEFPTPTIPQYAETLFFEMQREGITPIIVHPERNHAILKDPNKLLSFVEKGALAQLTAASYTGGFGKEIQKISKQLIEANLVHYIASDAHNVGSRSFHMKEAYQKLEKEFGPEKASEYHQVTKDLINGEPIYTATPQPIKKAKFLGLF; encoded by the coding sequence ATGATTGATTTACATTGCCATATTTTACCAGGTATAGATGATGGGGCAAAAGATATGGAAGATTCTATGGACATGGCGCGCGAAGCTGTAGCCGAAGGAATCACACATATTTTAGCGTCACCCCATTATAAAAATGGACATTGGGATAATGAAAAACAAGATATTTTGAGCTTAGTCGATGAAGTGCAGCAAGAACTAGATGCCAGAGGGATTCCACTAACTATTTTCCCTGGACAAGAAGTTCGCATCAATGGAGAATTTTTTGAAGATATTGAAGAAGATAAACTCCAATTTATTGATGAAGGAAACCAGTACATTTTAATTGAGTTTCCGACACCAACGATTCCTCAATATGCTGAAACACTCTTTTTTGAAATGCAAAGAGAGGGCATCACACCGATCATCGTTCATCCAGAACGGAATCATGCGATATTGAAAGATCCTAATAAATTGTTATCGTTTGTTGAAAAAGGAGCTTTGGCGCAACTAACAGCTGCTAGTTACACTGGAGGATTCGGCAAAGAGATCCAAAAAATCAGTAAGCAATTGATTGAAGCAAATTTAGTGCATTATATTGCTTCGGATGCACACAATGTCGGTTCACGTTCTTTTCATATGAAAGAGGCTTATCAAAAATTAGAAAAAGAGTTCGGTCCTGAAAAAGCTTCCGAATACCATCAAGTCACTAAAGACTTGATCAACGGGGAACCCATTTATACTGCAACACCTCAACCAATAAAAAAAGCTAAATTTTTAGGGTTATTTTAG
- a CDS encoding MIP/aquaporin family protein — protein MSGDMLQIFSEFLGTMMLVLLGDGVCAAVNLKKSKAEASGWVVIALGWGAAVTIAVYVAGSMGPAHLNPAVTLGMAIIGNFDWALVLPFIIAQVLGGILGAVLVWLTYMPHFKETKDQGNILGTFATGPAIRNTVGNVMSEVIGTFVLVFALMMFGKNTFTDGLNPLVVGVLILSIGLSLGGSTGYAINPARDLGPRIAHQLLPIANKGNSDWGYSWIPIVAPMIGGAIAAFLYIAIT, from the coding sequence ATGAGTGGAGATATGTTACAAATTTTCAGCGAGTTCTTAGGAACGATGATGCTAGTGTTGCTTGGAGACGGAGTATGTGCTGCCGTTAACTTGAAAAAAAGTAAAGCTGAAGCATCAGGATGGGTTGTCATTGCACTTGGATGGGGAGCAGCCGTAACGATCGCAGTATATGTTGCAGGATCTATGGGACCAGCACATTTGAACCCAGCTGTAACACTTGGTATGGCTATTATTGGTAATTTTGATTGGGCATTAGTATTGCCGTTTATTATTGCACAAGTACTTGGAGGTATTTTGGGAGCTGTTCTAGTATGGTTAACTTATATGCCACACTTTAAAGAAACAAAAGACCAAGGTAATATTTTAGGTACTTTTGCAACAGGTCCAGCTATTCGTAACACTGTTGGCAACGTAATGTCAGAAGTTATCGGTACATTCGTATTGGTATTTGCACTTATGATGTTTGGTAAAAACACATTTACTGATGGATTAAACCCATTAGTAGTTGGGGTCTTAATTCTTTCAATTGGTCTTTCTCTTGGAGGATCAACAGGGTACGCAATCAACCCTGCACGTGACTTAGGTCCGCGTATTGCGCATCAATTGTTACCTATCGCAAACAAAGGAAACTCTGACTGGGGTTACTCTTGGATTCCAATAGTAGCACCAATGATTGGTGGAGCTATCGCTGCATTCCTTTATATAGCAATTACTTAA
- the glpO gene encoding type 1 glycerol-3-phosphate oxidase has translation MVFSIERRKQDIKALKEETLDVLIIGGGITGAGTALQASASGLKTGLVEMQDFAEGTSSRSTKLVHGGLRYLKNFDVEVVADTVQERAVVQGIAPHIPKADPMILPIYDEPGSTFSMFSLKVAMDLYDQLASVTGTKYANYTLTKEEVLEREPQLKSEGLLGAGVYLDYRNNDARLVIENIKRAAADGGHMVSRMKVVNILHDENNKASGATVEDLLTGETFDIKARVILNSTGPWSDTIRQMDAKLDAVPQMRPTKGVHLVVDSKKLYVPQPTYFDTGKNDGRMVFVIPREEKTYFGTTDTDYKGDFAHPTVDQEDVDYLLEVVNNRYPSADIKLDDIESSWAGLRPLISSNGGSDYNGGNSKPIKDESFDKVISTIEQFQKGKVDRYTVEDVLKNIETGNSESEDNPSAISRGSALDIDEDGLITVAGGKLTDYRKMAIGAMKAVIEILENNFNISYELIDSAKYPVSGGEINPQEVDEETEKLAQLGIEKGLIESEATYLAHLYGSNAPKVFALIDEIEQIEGLTLADTASLRYAMDEEMALTPADFLIRRTNHMLFMRDTLDGIIEPVIAEMARYYGWTDEAKAAHTVKLNTAIAESDLKKLKGDGNR, from the coding sequence ATGGTTTTTTCAATTGAACGAAGAAAACAAGATATTAAAGCTTTAAAAGAAGAAACATTGGACGTTTTAATTATTGGTGGAGGAATCACAGGTGCTGGGACTGCTTTGCAAGCCAGCGCTTCTGGTCTTAAAACAGGGCTTGTGGAGATGCAAGACTTTGCTGAAGGAACCTCTTCACGCTCAACGAAATTAGTTCACGGAGGATTGCGCTATTTGAAAAACTTCGATGTTGAAGTTGTAGCGGATACGGTTCAAGAACGTGCTGTCGTTCAAGGAATCGCACCACACATTCCCAAAGCTGACCCAATGATTTTGCCAATCTATGACGAACCTGGTTCTACGTTCTCTATGTTCTCTTTAAAAGTAGCAATGGATCTATACGATCAATTAGCTAGTGTTACTGGAACAAAATATGCGAATTACACATTAACAAAAGAGGAAGTTCTAGAACGCGAACCACAACTAAAAAGTGAAGGTTTATTAGGTGCAGGAGTTTACTTGGACTACCGCAACAACGATGCTCGTTTAGTGATTGAGAACATCAAACGTGCTGCTGCAGATGGCGGACACATGGTCAGCCGTATGAAAGTTGTCAATATCTTACATGATGAAAACAATAAAGCTAGTGGAGCAACAGTAGAAGATTTGCTAACGGGTGAAACATTTGACATCAAAGCTCGAGTTATCTTGAATTCAACTGGTCCTTGGTCGGATACGATTCGCCAAATGGATGCTAAATTAGACGCTGTACCACAAATGCGCCCTACAAAAGGGGTTCACTTAGTTGTAGACAGCAAGAAATTATACGTTCCACAACCAACTTATTTCGACACAGGAAAAAATGATGGCCGTATGGTATTCGTGATTCCTCGTGAAGAAAAAACATATTTTGGAACAACAGATACAGATTACAAAGGCGATTTTGCACATCCAACCGTTGACCAAGAAGACGTCGATTATTTATTAGAAGTCGTTAATAACCGTTACCCTTCAGCTGATATTAAGCTTGACGATATCGAATCAAGTTGGGCAGGATTGCGTCCGTTGATTTCATCAAATGGCGGATCTGACTACAACGGAGGGAACAGTAAACCAATCAAAGACGAAAGTTTTGATAAAGTGATTTCTACGATCGAGCAATTCCAAAAAGGGAAAGTTGACCGTTATACTGTAGAAGACGTATTGAAAAACATCGAAACAGGCAATTCAGAATCAGAAGATAACCCTTCAGCGATTTCTCGTGGAAGTGCGTTGGATATTGATGAAGATGGCTTGATTACAGTAGCGGGTGGGAAGTTGACAGACTACCGTAAGATGGCTATCGGCGCAATGAAGGCTGTGATTGAAATCTTAGAAAACAACTTCAACATCTCTTACGAATTGATTGATTCTGCTAAATACCCCGTATCTGGTGGAGAAATCAACCCGCAAGAAGTGGATGAAGAAACCGAAAAATTAGCACAATTAGGTATTGAAAAAGGCTTGATTGAATCTGAAGCAACTTACCTTGCTCACTTATACGGGTCAAACGCGCCGAAAGTATTTGCTTTAATTGATGAAATCGAACAAATCGAAGGATTAACATTGGCAGATACCGCAAGTTTACGGTATGCTATGGATGAAGAGATGGCGTTAACACCAGCGGACTTCTTAATCCGTCGCACAAATCACATGTTGTTTATGCGCGACACTTTAGATGGTATAATAGAACCAGTGATTGCTGAAATGGCCCGCTATTATGGCTGGACAGATGAAGCAAAAGCTGCTCACACTGTGAAATTAAACACTGCAATTGCAGAGTCTGATTTAAAAAAATTAAAAGGAGATGGAAATAGATGA
- the glpK gene encoding glycerol kinase GlpK — protein sequence MTEKKYIMAIDQGTTSSRAIIYDKKTNTIGSSQKEFTQIFPQSGWVEHNPNEIWNSVQSVIAGAFIESGVKPEEIAAIGITNQRETTIIWDKKTGRPIYNAIVWQSRQSAPIASKLNEDGYSEMIHEKTGLIIDSYFSATKIRWILDHVEGAQERAEKGELMFGTVDTWLVWKLTGGDSFVTDYSNASRTMLFNIHKLEWDQEILDLLNIPSVMMPEVKSNSEVYGNTTNYHFYGANIPISGMAGDQQAALFGQMAFEPGMVKNTYGTGSFIVMNTGEKPQLSENNLLTTIGYGINGKIYYALEGSIFVSGSSIQWLRDGLKMIENSADSEALAKASKNDNEVFVVPAFTGLGAPYWDSDARGSVFGLNRGTTKEDFVKATLQSIAYQSRDVIDTMNKDAGIDIPLLKVDGGAANNDWLLQFQADILGTKVQRAHNLETTALGAAYLAGLAVGFWESMDEIKDMYEEGGIFEPQMSDAEREKLYKNWKLAVKATQVFKPEA from the coding sequence ATGACAGAGAAAAAATACATTATGGCTATCGATCAAGGAACAACAAGTTCAAGAGCAATTATTTACGATAAGAAAACAAATACGATTGGGAGCTCACAAAAAGAGTTTACGCAAATTTTCCCACAAAGTGGTTGGGTAGAACACAATCCAAATGAAATCTGGAATTCAGTACAATCTGTAATTGCTGGAGCATTTATTGAATCCGGTGTCAAACCAGAAGAAATTGCTGCAATTGGGATCACAAACCAACGTGAAACAACGATTATCTGGGATAAAAAAACAGGACGTCCGATTTACAATGCGATTGTTTGGCAATCACGCCAATCAGCACCGATTGCTTCTAAATTAAATGAAGATGGATATTCTGAAATGATTCATGAAAAAACAGGATTGATTATTGACTCTTATTTCTCAGCTACTAAAATTCGCTGGATCCTTGACCATGTAGAAGGCGCACAAGAACGCGCTGAAAAAGGTGAGTTGATGTTTGGAACGGTGGACACATGGTTAGTATGGAAATTAACGGGTGGAGATTCATTCGTTACGGATTATTCAAATGCCAGCCGTACAATGTTATTCAATATTCATAAATTAGAATGGGATCAAGAAATCTTAGACTTATTGAATATTCCAAGCGTTATGATGCCAGAAGTGAAGTCCAACTCAGAAGTTTACGGAAACACAACGAACTACCATTTCTATGGAGCGAATATTCCTATCTCAGGAATGGCTGGAGACCAACAAGCTGCTTTATTTGGTCAAATGGCTTTTGAACCTGGAATGGTGAAAAACACTTACGGTACGGGTTCATTTATCGTCATGAATACAGGTGAAAAACCACAATTGTCAGAAAATAATTTGTTAACAACGATTGGGTATGGAATCAATGGCAAAATTTACTATGCTTTAGAAGGAAGTATTTTTGTATCCGGTTCTTCAATCCAATGGTTGCGTGACGGATTAAAAATGATTGAAAATTCAGCTGACTCAGAAGCACTTGCTAAAGCGTCTAAAAACGACAACGAAGTATTTGTGGTACCAGCCTTCACTGGACTTGGAGCACCTTACTGGGATTCAGATGCACGTGGATCTGTCTTTGGGTTGAACCGTGGAACGACTAAAGAAGACTTTGTTAAAGCAACTTTACAATCTATTGCTTACCAATCACGCGATGTTATTGATACAATGAACAAAGACGCAGGTATTGATATTCCATTGTTGAAAGTAGATGGCGGAGCTGCAAATAACGACTGGTTATTGCAATTCCAAGCAGATATCTTAGGCACAAAAGTCCAACGTGCACACAACTTAGAAACGACTGCTTTAGGTGCAGCTTACTTAGCTGGTTTAGCTGTTGGATTCTGGGAAAGTATGGACGAAATCAAAGACATGTACGAAGAAGGCGGTATCTTCGAGCCACAAATGTCAGATGCAGAGCGCGAAAAATTATACAAAAACTGGAAATTAGCTGTTAAAGCTACACAAGTGTTTAAACCAGAAGCTTAA